A single window of Nicotiana sylvestris chromosome 3, ASM39365v2, whole genome shotgun sequence DNA harbors:
- the LOC138887587 gene encoding uncharacterized protein encodes MLQPSQFAYCSLEDVVDVILEDKDETLNTKDPLTTCLMNLDEANGEDLAEWVLDLESQGFWRRELQFEPLRLEERKTLPAKPSIKEPPKLELKPLPPHRRYAFLRPNSTLPIIISSSLLDVQAEHLLQVLTECKIAIGWTIADIKGISPAFCMHKILLEDEHKPSREHQRRLNPNMKEVVKKELIKWKLNLATWKDHFPLTFIDQILDRLAEGSHFYFLDGYSGYNQIFIAPEDREKTSFTCPYGIYAFRRMPFGLRNAPATSQRCMMAIFTDMVEEILKVFMDDFSVVGNSFDDCLMNLRRVLKRCIETNVVLNWENATSWVEFEELKKRLVTTPIIVSPDWEQPFELICDASEYTVGAVLG; translated from the exons ATGCTGCAACCAAGTCAATTTGCTTATTGCTCTCTAGAAGATGTTGTGGATGTAATTTTGGAGGATAAAGATGAGACATTGAACACTAAAGACCCTCTAACAACCTGTCTCATGAACTTAGATGAAGCCAATGGAGAAGACTTGGCAGAGTGGGTACTTGATCTTGAAAGCCAAGGTTTTTGGAGAAGGGAGCTCCAATTTGAGCCTTTGCGCTTAGAGGAAAGAAAAACTCTTCCAGCTAAGCCATCGATAAAAGAGCCGCCAAAGTTGGAACTCAAGCCACTACCACCTCATCGCAGGTATGCCTTTTTAAGACCTAACTCAACTTTAcctattattatctcatctagtttgttagatgtgcaggcagaACACCTTTTGCAGGTACTAACGGAGTGCAAGATTGCAATTGGTTGGACCATTGCAGATATTAAGGGTATCAGCCCGGCcttctgtatgcataagattTTATTGGAAGATGagcacaaaccttccagagaacatcaaagaaggctaaaccccaacatgaaagaagtggtgaagaaagaattGATTAAGTG GAAGCTGAACTTGGCTACCTGGAAAGACCATTTCCCACTGACATTCATTGATCAGATTCTGGATAGATTGGCAGAGGGATCCCACTTCTactttctggatgggtactctgGGTATAATCAGATCTTTATTGCCCCGGAGGACAGAGAGAAAACATCGTTCACCTGTCCTTATGGAATCTATGCTTTTCGGAGGATGCCGTTTGGCCTACGCAACGCACCTGCCACAtcccaaaggtgcatgatggccatcttCACGGATATGGTAGAGGAAATATTgaaggttttcatggatgacttctcagtggtcgGGAACTCATTCGATGATTGCCTTATGAACTTGAGAAGAGTATTGAAGAGGTGTATCGAGACGAATGTGGTACTCAACTGGGAAAATGCAACTTCATG GGTAGAGTTTGAGGAATTGAAGAAGAGACTGGTAACAACACCTATCATAGTTTCCCCTGACTGGGAACAACCATTTGAGCTGATATGTGATGCGAGTGAGTATACTGTGGGAGCAGTTCTTGGGTAG